One genomic window of Oncorhynchus kisutch isolate 150728-3 linkage group LG26, Okis_V2, whole genome shotgun sequence includes the following:
- the LOC109871031 gene encoding mid1-interacting protein 1-B: MMQISESHLQKNSLFNSMNRFIGAVNNMDQTVMVPSLLRDVPLEEEREMAALKSSGNSDIEDGDMYSYYQLLKSIRCDIEWGVMRAEEAKKRKESRASISRMDSAEEDSEVSSEEDEDNLQKQFQFHMTGLHGVLSKLTQQANTLTNRYKQEIGIGCY; encoded by the coding sequence ATGATGCAGATCTCAGAATCCCACCTGCAGAAGAACTCCCTGTTCAACTCCATGAACCGCTTCATCGGTGCCGTCAACAACATGGACCAGACGGTAATGGTGCCCAGCCTGCTGCGGGACGTCCCccttgaagaggagagggagatggccGCCCTGAAAAGCTCGGGAAACAGCGACATCGAGGACGGGGACATGTACAGCTACTACCAGCTGCTCAAGTCTATCCGTTGCGACATCGAGTGGGGAGTGATGCGCGCCGAGGAAGCCAAGAAGCGAAAGGAGAGCCGGGCTTCCATCTCGCGGATGGATTCAGCGGAGGAAGATTCTGAGGTGTCGTCCGAGGAAGACGAAGATAACCTGCAGAAGCAGTTCCAGTTCCACATGACGGGGCTCCACGGGGTGCTGTCCAAGCTGACGCAACAGGCCAACACCCTGACCAACCGCTACAAGCAGGAGATCGGCATTGGATGCTACTAA